One part of the Cucurbita pepo subsp. pepo cultivar mu-cu-16 unplaced genomic scaffold, ASM280686v2 Cp4.1_scaffold000170, whole genome shotgun sequence genome encodes these proteins:
- the LOC111784188 gene encoding uncharacterized protein LOC111784188: MGMKALSVQNMVSWSCFHLAKTTTTTTTATTDIPDPSANIKLILSHGVVRVYHRPISVSEILLEFPKHLVCRSDAFYIGQKIPHLSEHDFLQLGHKYFLLPKPFFHSVLSFVSIASFFSPPNKPNRFHTNAAACLHPFDLQRTPSGCLRIRVSDEFISQLLEQGNPKPLPSPPLPQGKICTTPQLAKEYTQLVRTRRWKPKLETIEESRKKGGISPFGLKKGNPFPSPPPRSSYSLHHLRAIHYKPKIRIKSRD, translated from the coding sequence ATGGGGATGAAGGCGCTGAGTGTTCAGAATATGGTTTCATGGTCTTGTTTCCATTTGGCCAAGACGAcgactactactactactgcTACTACTGACATTCCCGATCCCTCTGCTAACATCAAGCTCATTCTTTCCCACGGCGTTGTGAGAGTCTACCACCGACCCATCTCTGTCTCTGAGATTCTGCTTGAGTTCCCCAAGCACTTAGTTTGCCGATCCGACGCCTTTTACATCGGCCAGAAAATCCCTCATCTCTCCGAACACGACTTTCTCCAACTCGGCCATAAGTACTTCCTCCTCCCCAAGCCCTTCTTCCACTCTGTTCTCTCTTTCGTCTCAATcgcctctttcttctctcctccCAACAAACCAAACCGTTTCCACACCAATGCCGCCGCCTGCCTCCACCCTTTCGACCTCCAACGAACCCCCTCCGGCTGCCTCCGAATCCGAGTCTCCGACGAGTTCATCTCTCAGTTACTCGAACAGGGGAATCCGAAACCCCTGCCTTCACCGCCGTTGCCGCAAGGAAAAATCTGCACCACGCCCCAGTTGGCCAAGGAATACACCCAGCTGGTCAGAACCCGGCGATGGAAGCCGAAGCTGGAGACGATTGAAGAGAGCAGAAAGAAAGGCGGGATTTCTCCATTTGGGTTGAAGAAGGGAAACccatttccttctccaccGCCACGATCGTCCTACTCACTTCACCATCTCCGTGCCATTCACTACAAGCCGAAGATCCGCATAAAATCCCGggattaa
- the LOC111784193 gene encoding uncharacterized protein LOC111784193, with protein MGAGWGRWFKLAAVVAVVAILRALGKLYGWEIDREAALKVFGQWSDRLGVWAMPAYVGIHTFTLALCLPYAVFFEATASLLFGFFPAVICVFSAKVLGASLSFWIGRLLFKNSSSAMEWAQRNKYFHLLSRGVEQDGWKFVLLARFSPIPSYVINYALAATKVGFFLDFLLPTVIGCMPMILQNTSIGSLAGAAVASASGSQKSQIWSYIFPVLGIGSSILISLRIKKYSSGLKMAESSSSVERSDSVEPSKAKEFKKTQ; from the exons atgGGAGCTGGGTGGGGACGGTGGTTCAAATTAGCCGCCGTTGTGGCGGTGGTGGCGATTCTAAGAGCATTAGGGAAGCTATACGGATGGGAAATTGACAGAGAAGCGGCTCTCAAGGTTTTCGGCCAATGGTCAGATCGCTTGGGGGTATGGGCCATGCCTGCGTATGTCGGCATCCATACCTTCACACTTGCACTCTGTTTGCCCTACGCCGTCTTCTTCGAAGCCACTGCTTCTTTGCTCTTCGGCTTCTTCCCTGCCGTCATTTGCGTTTTCTCTGCCAAGGTGCTTGGGGCTTCCCTCTCCTTCTGGATCGGCAG GTTACTTTTTAAGAATTCAAGTTCAGCTATGGAGTGGGCTCAGAGGAACAAATACTTCCATCTTCTTTCTAGAGGAGTAGAGCAAGATGGTTGGAAATTTGTCCTTCTTGCCCGCTTTTCACCGATCCCCTCGTACGTTATAAATTATGCTCTTGCTGCAACCAAAGTTGGGTTCTTTCTTGACTTTCTGCTACCTACTGTAATCGGATGTATGCCAATGATACTTCAGAACACGTCGATTGGCAGTCTCGCCGGTGCTGCAGTTGCTTCAGCGTCTGGCTCCCAGAAATCTCAGATATGGTCATACATTTTTCCTGTACTTGGTATTGGGTCGAGCATTCTTATTTCCTTGAGGATTAAGAAGTACTCTAGTGGACTCAAAATGGCCGAAAGTTCCTCTAGTGTTGAAAGGAGTGACAGTGTTGAGCCATCCAAAGCCAAG GAGTTTAAGAAAACTCAATAG